The following is a genomic window from uncultured Fibrobacter sp..
ATCTAGAACATTTGTTCCTGATAAATCTCGTTATTCTGAACAAAAAAAATTACATTCGCCTGCGGTGAATGACTTTATGTTATATTTACAACGGGGTATGGGAAACCTAAACGATGTGGAGTTTTTATGCCGTTGTCTCTGGGGTTGAAGATTGCCTTGCTTGTGGCCTTTTTCGCAGGCAGTCTTATGGCTGAAACGTTGTCTTTGGATAACCTCGATTGTCCCGAGAACGAATACTATTATGCTGCGAGGAAACGAACCGCTCTAAAGATGTTCCAGTATTGCCAGAAGAAAAAGCCTTCTTCGTTTACGTTTTCGGTTGGATTGTGGATCGGAGGCTTCAGGGTGGTGGATGTACCGGTCTATCAGAAGGACACGGATTCCTACGAAGACGATACGCAGGGCATGCCGTTCGAACGGCCAGAAGTGAAAAAGCTTGAAAAAGACGAGTGCCTGAATCAATATACGATGTATGTGGATACGCTTGCGGCGTGCCTTTCTAAAACGTTCCCGCAAAAGAGCCTATTCTCAAGGGAAGAACTTTCTGCTTATTTTGTTGTCGGAGAGGCTGTCGGGCCTTTCTGGGAAATGATTGATAAGTATGGGCAGGAAAATTCACCGATGCTTAACGAAAACGTTGTTGACCGTTATAATGAAAAAGACGAAACATTTCTTGCATGGCTTATGGATGAAACCCGTTTTGTCGGACGTATGTCCGCCTTGCCGATTACGCGCGAAGATAAAGATGTCGCTTTGCTCTATTTCCGGTATTTGAAAATGAAATACGACCGTAAATACTGCGTTGCTCAATCGGAGGGATATTCGGAATGCAGAAAGAAAATTTGGGTTGAAAGGCAAAGGTCGGCTTTCTTCGAGAAATATCCGGACTCGCGCCATCGGGCATTTATCAAGAAGGAAATGGTGTTCGAAGAGCTTACTCCAGAAGAAGAGGAAAATGCAAAGCGTTACGATGCGGCAATGATGGAATCGAATAGGATTGTCGAAGGGGAGTACGATGAATTCGTGAGAAGAATGAAAGAACGACGTGAAGATATTAAGGAAGAGAAGGAAATTGCGGCAGAAAAATTCCAGTGGGGTATCTCTGCTTTTGGGGCGTATGGTCCTCTATTATGGGCTCCTTGTAGTGATTATGACGATCAGTACGATGTTTCTGCCTTGGCGACGCTCGGCTCTAAGTTCCAATATCGTTGGTTCGCCGCTCAATTCCAGTACGACATCTCTTTTGGAGACAACGCTCATGGCGATGTCGTGTCGTATAAGGGATTTTCTGTTATGGCTGGAGTCTCTGCGGGTGCGTACAAGGTGTTTGTGGCGGATCTCCTTTTAGGCGTTTCGGTCGTTGATGCTTATCCTGTTGAGGAAAAACTGCATACCATAAAAAATACGGTTGGATTTGCGGGAGCCTTTCAGTTGAATTACTTTATTCCGATAACAAAATCCTTGGATATTTTTCCGCATGTTGAACTTTCGACTAGGCTTGCTCCGTATTTTCAATGGAATGCTAGACAAGACAGAATCTGGGGGACGTCTGGCGATCTCATGACCACGATTAGTTTCGGTTTGGGTGTCCGTTTTTGGAAGCCGAAAACAAAGAAGTCTGCATCCGAAGAAAGACAGCAAGCTGTTGAACCGGATGAGTCGGAATATGTTGATTCGGGAGAGTTCCATTAGGGAGGTTTGATGTCTAGACGCGTTGCTTTGTTTGTTGTTGCGTGTGCGCTTTTCCTGGCGACCGACTTGTGGGCAGCAATGTTTGTGTGCCCTAAAGACGAAAGCCAGTTTGTTCAGAAGAAACACGAAATGTTGCAAAAATTCAAGAACTGCCAGAAAGAGTATTCTGTCAACAGTGTTTCCGTTTCCACTGGAGTCCCTGGCCTCAGTGTGAAGGTTTGGGAAGGCGAATCGGGTGTTGAAGATAGGCTCCTGTGTCTTGAAGCGTATACACAAGAAATTGCCTTGGTAGAACAATGCCTCCAGGCTGTGCTGCCCGGCAAAAACTTTTTTTCCCGTGATGAATATGCGGGGCTCCTCTTGAACCGTGAACAGATGAGCGAATACTGGCAATTGATAGACCGCTATGCGACTGAAGCCCGCCCAAGGACGTTTGAATCCGTGATAGACCGCTTCGATACCAAGAACGAGGAAGTCATGTTCAAGACGTTGTCGGAAACAAGGCTTGTTGATGGCCTAAATACTATGTCGCTTTCCCGCGAAGATAAGGATGTCGCAATTCTTTATTTTCGCTATTTGATGTCGACATATAACTATGAGTTTTTCCATAAGCGGAATGACGAATGGTATTCAGGTCTCGGATGGCTGGATCAGGAGAAAAAGAATTTCCTAGAGAAATATCCTAATTCTCGACACAGGGCATTTGTGGAAAGAGAAATGATTCGTATCTATCCGACCGAAGAGGAAAAAATCGAGATGGGTACGGAAAAAGTCCGCCAGCAAATCGCCAAGAAGGCCGTATGGATGTCCCTTTCAATGTTCGGCATCGTTGGGCTTCCTTTAATGGATGGCTACGATACAGAGAATGTTGATATTCCGGCCCTGTTCTCTTTGGGCTTGAAATACCAGTTCCGTTTTTTGTCGGCTCAGTATGAATACTTCTTCTCTTGCGGCGGCAATAGCCATGACGGAGCCTTTTCCGAAAAAGGAATGGCGCTGATGCTTGGGTTCTCTGCCGGATCGTACAGGCGTTTTAATATTGATTTCCTTCTGGGTCTATCTCTCCTGGATGTGTATCCGAACAAAGAGGATCTCCCTATACAGAAGAATGCCGTATATCCTCGGACAGCCATCCAAGGGAGCGTGTTCTTCCCTATCGCAGAATCTTGGGACATGTTCCTCCACACTCAATTTTCGCTAGGCCTCAATCCTGCGGGTAGCTATTCCCATTATCATGAGGAAGATGAAGTTGAAGTGGGTTTTATGGGCGTAGTGAGTGTCGGTATTGGTTTCCGCTTCTGGAAACCGAGGCCTGTCTCGAGCTATCCTGAAAAATACACGAAAAATTTATAAAGGAAATGCTTCATGAATCGGTTACTTGTCTTGTTCCTGTGTTTTGCTGCGATGCTTTTGGTGTCGTGTGGCGGCACTCGTTTGAACGTTGACCCCACATGGAACGAAAAACCGAAATCTTTGACTGTCCTCATTACAGAACCCTATGTGTCAAATACGGATGACCTTGAAGACGACCTCCCGGAATACACCACGAAATTTGGAGAGTGGATGGCGTCGCAGTTGCAAATGGAACTGCAGTTGCGCACAGGGGTGAATGCCGAAATGAGAATCGAAAAGGATGAAAATTTTGCATTTGCCCAATTGCCTATAGGCAAAAATATGGTTGACTTCCAGCTCCCGAATCCCGAAAAGATTAAAGGCCTGCACGGGATGGTTCTTACGGTTCATCCGATTCAGTTTTGGCGTGATATGGCCCCGTGTGTAGGGCAGGGCGGTTGCTTCAATAACAAGTTCTTGATGGCCAAGGGAACCTACGTCTTTACAGATGTGGATAGCCGCCGTATTATGGGCCATGGCGTCTTTGGCGTTAGCAGCAGTTTTTCTTTTGCGATGACCAAAGGGAACTGGGAAGATGTCGTCAAGTCAATGGCGAAGGAGATTGTCGAGGATACCCCGCTGGAATAGCGTTGCTTACCTGACAATTCCCACGTTGGATTTTTTCACGAAGCCGCGGATGGCGTCGCCCAGGCGGATTTCGACGAAGTTGCCCTGTTCCGAGAGCACTTCGAAGCTCGTACCTTCGGAAAGCGTGTTGAGTGTTTGAGACCTGTCGCTCGGGGCGCTGGTGATGTCGGCATCCTTTGCGGTGACGACTCCCGTGATTTCTGTTTCGGCGACAAACGCCTTGTAGGCGGCACTCGTGCCGATGACACCGAATATGACGGCGATAAAGAATACCGCTCCAGTGCAGGCGTTCTTCGCGCGGTCCCCGTGGACGAGGATGCGCAATACAGAGACAATAGCAATGAGCCAGAACAGGCCGAGCAGCACAAAGAGTTGCACCTTGAGCGATAACGCATGGTGCGCCTTGAACAGCGCCGAGAGAATCGGGTTCTCCTCTTCGTCGTCCACCTTGTCCTTGGTCATGGCCTGGGCGAATTCCAAGTTGTGCATGTAGTCTTCGTCGTTGGGGCGGAGTCGTAGTGCGGTCTTGTAATTATAGATGGCAAATCCGAGCTGGCCGTTACGGAAATAGGCGTTGCCCAGATTGTAGTAGAGGTCCGCGTTCTGGTAGCCGTTGTCGACGCAGTTCTGCCATTCGTCAATAGCGCGTTCGTATTCACCTTCGTTGTAGGCCTTTGTCCCGGCGTCGATCCCGGCACAACCCGCACTTTCCGCAAAACTAGCGACAGTACCACCAATCAGTACGATCAATGCGAATAGAAAAGATTTCAACTTCATGTTACTACGTTCCTTCCAAATTCTATTTACTTCTTCAATCAGGTTCGAGGCCCGAGCTGTGAGGTCATCGATGACCGGCGGAGATTGCTTCCGCCACGCTTCGCTCGCGGCAGGCTCTGGCAATCGCCCCTCGCAATGACAAAACCTAACCACCAACCACTTCCTACTTCCTACTGTCTACTTCCTACTACCTACTAACTCACACAACTCTTCCACGCTCTTGAGCATGGCGTCTTGTTCGTTGCGGGTGGTTGACACTGGCGCAAACCGTGCAAATGCACACTTCTCGAGCCACTTGTCAATCTTGTCGATGGCGCCCTCGTCGAGCCCGAGCTTCCCGAGTTCCAGCTTCATCTGGTCGCGGGTCATGCCTTTGAATTCCAGGTTGTTGATGTCGCTCAGGTAGTCGATGAGCCCGGCTTCGAGTGCCGCGTAGAATGCCTTGGTGTCGCCGTTTTTCATGGCTGCATGTGCGCTCGCGAACTTGCCCTTGAGCATCTTCTTCGCCTTGCCTTTGCGGATGAGCGCCGCGTCGCTGCTATGCTTGCGGTGGCTGCGGATGAGGCAGACTGCCACGAGGTAGAACGGGATGGCTGCGGCAAAGAGAATCCAGAAAACGATGTTCCTGTGCGGAGCCGGAGATTCTCCGTTGCCCTTGATAGCGTGGATAAAGCGGATGTCGCTGCCGAGCGCTTCGATTTCTTGCTTTTGCACTGTGGTGGGGCGGGTGGCTGCCGGCATGAATGCGGCTTCGGTCGCTGCGTCGCCCTTCTCAACCTCGATGGTCCAAGGGCCGAGCGTTTCGGACTGGTATGCCCTCTTGGCCGGGTCGAACCACGAGTACGAAATTTCCGGGATTTCGAACGTGCCCTTCTTTTTGGGGTAGAGGAATATCTTGATGCTCTTGGTTGTCACGACCTTGCTGCCGGATATCTTCTTGTCGATGCTGTTTTCGGGCGGCACGGAACGGAAGTCGTCAAAGCTGGGCAGTTTCGGGTCGGTGATGGTGCCGGGTGTTCCGTCGCCCCTGATGGTGATGGAG
Proteins encoded in this region:
- a CDS encoding tetratricopeptide repeat protein; this encodes MKLKSFLFALIVLIGGTVASFAESAGCAGIDAGTKAYNEGEYERAIDEWQNCVDNGYQNADLYYNLGNAYFRNGQLGFAIYNYKTALRLRPNDEDYMHNLEFAQAMTKDKVDDEEENPILSALFKAHHALSLKVQLFVLLGLFWLIAIVSVLRILVHGDRAKNACTGAVFFIAVIFGVIGTSAAYKAFVAETEITGVVTAKDADITSAPSDRSQTLNTLSEGTSFEVLSEQGNFVEIRLGDAIRGFVKKSNVGIVR